One genomic window of Solanum dulcamara chromosome 12, daSolDulc1.2, whole genome shotgun sequence includes the following:
- the LOC129877064 gene encoding kinesin-like protein KIN-5B isoform X2, with the protein MKSKRSRFGGISDIMSLTPDVNRKVGVGLAPSPSPFFTPRPERRRGPDPRGIDYGSNRLDKDKEVNVQVLVRCRPLNDDEQRINVPKAITCNESKREISVVQNVANKQVDKVFTFDKVFGPKAQQRSIYDQAISPIVKEVLDGFNCTVFAYGQTGTGKTYTMEGGMRNKAGELPAEAGIIPRAVRQIFDTLEAQHADYSMKVTFWELYNEEIIDLLASEEPSKFSEERQRKPISLMEDGKGLVVVRGLEEEAVYSANDIYNLLERGAARRRTADTLLNKRSSRSHSVFSITIHVKEMAVGDEELIKCGKLNLVDLAGSENISRSGAREGRAREAGEINKSLLTLGRVITALVEHSIHVPYRDSKLTRLLRDSLGGKTKTCIIATISPSAHCLEETLSTLDYAHRAKNIKNKPEANQRMSKSVLLKDLYLELERMKQDVRAAREKNGVYVPHERFLQDEVEKKAKNEKIEQLEIDLNISEKKVDKFRELYLSEQEEKLNLKAELKDCKANLENSKKVLHELQDNYRIAISTLKEKELIISKQIHSENCLIDCAKDLRKNLQNASEDITSLFARIDHKDKLEADNQNLLCTFGSRLDDSLNDLHKVIHGLISQQQQQLRGMEEHVNSFLASKCDVTKVMESKINKMTQTYTSGMASLKELVDTVQLEASSDLDHIKSKISSQATAVEKFLRTASLEAKDFVCDIKNSLDEQRQVLDFSAKQQEEGLRRSLVSAQLISQATVNFFDDLHQRASEVMKLLDKNNINTVDQLQKFEKEFKEEALREENLALEKIAAILETLTTKREAMVSEASRNIQDSSAKENKLLLQEISGVQQVSASAKQKLNGYINEVKQNFLEDTFTHAENRMTLENCLQECTNKVDNLNEQLGETQLGVQKILTNNLAEIEQISRETSTRIGCAYDEFISTSSSVDGKVEAHSCDLQTSFNDSLTLDMEHKKRIESMSCICLNQLSSTQQNHGECISDIQCTAEQCLQKDYMVDMCTDKTPMKRLIQIPSLSSIEDMRTVISKVSLENEHKWSGGEGKNQRQQCTGVSPNRTPFADVN; encoded by the exons ATGAAGTCAAAGAGGAG TAGATTTGGGGGAATTTCAGATATCATGTCGTTAACACCGGATGTAAATCGGAAAGTTGGAGTCGGACTAGCTCCATCTCCGTCGCCGTTTTTTACACCTAGACCGGAACGGCGGAGAGGACCGGATCCCAGAGGGATTGACTATGGATCCAATCGTCTGGACAAAGATAAAGAGGTCAATGTCCAGGTTCTTGTTAGATGCAG GCCGTTGAATGATGACGAGCAAAGGATAAATGTTCCAAAGGCCATAACATGTAATGAAAGCAAAAGAGAAATTTCTGTTGTACAAAATGTAGCTAACAAGCAAGTAGACAAAGTCTTCACGTTTGACAAG GTTTTTGGCCCAAAAGCACAGCAAAGATCAATATATGATCAAGCCATTTCGCCCATTGTTAAGGAAGTTCTTGATGGATTTAATTGCACTGTATTTGCATACGGGCAGACTGGTACAGGCAAAACATATACAATGGAGGGAGGGATGAGGAATAAG GCTGGTGAATTACCAGCTGAAGCAGGTATAATTCCAAGGGCAGTTCGCCAAATTTTTGATACACTTGAAGCGCAACATGCAGACTATAGCATGAAAGTGACCTTTTGGGAACTATACAACGAGGAAATCATTGACTTGCTAGCTTCAGAAGAGCCCTCAAAGTTTTCAGAAGAGAGACAAAGGAAGCCCATATCGCTCATGGAGGATGGAAAAGGTTTAGTGGTAGTGAGGGGCCTTGAGGAAGAAGCTGTGTACAGTGCAAATGACATTTATAACCTCCTGGAACGAGGAGCAGCCAGGAGGCGCACAGCAGACACTCTATTAAACAAGCGAAGCAG TCGCTCTCACTCTGTATTTAGCATAACTATTCATGTCAAAGAAATGGCGGTTGGAGATGAGGAACTcattaagtgtggcaagctcaATCTAGTTGATTTAGCAGGATCAGAAAATATTTCTCGATCAGGTGCCCGAGAG GGTCGTGCAAGAGAAGCTGGGGAAATCAACAAGAGTTTGCTTACTCTTGGTCGTGTCATAACAGCTTTGGTTGAACACTCCATTCATGTACCTTACAG GGATAGTAAGCTCACAAGACTCCTGCGAGATTCACTTGGAGGAAAAACAAAAACTTGTATCATTGCAACAATTTCACCCTCAGCCCACTGTCTCGAAGAAACTTTAAGCACGCTAGATTATGCACACCGTGCTAAAAACATCAAAAACAAGCCAGAG GCTAACCAGAGAATGTCCAAGTCAGTGCTGCTCAAAGATCTATACTTGGAACTAGAAAGGATGAAACAAG ATGTCCGAGCTGCAAGAGAAAAGAATGGAGTTTATGTTCCGCATGAAAGATTTTTGCAGGATGAAGTGGAAAAGAAG GCAAAGAATGAGAAAATAGAGCAGCTGGAGATTGATCTAAACATTAGTGAAAAG aaagttgataaattccGTGAGCTTTATCTTAGTGAGCAAGAAGAAAAGTTGAACCTCAAAGCTGAACTCAAAGACTGCAAG GCGAATCTGGAAAATAGTAAAAAGGTATTACATGAGCTTCAAGATAATTACAGGATTGCTATTTCAACACTGAAGGAAAAGGAGTTGATTATTTCTAAACAAATACATTCAG AAAATTGTCTGATCGATTGTGCAAAGGACTTGCGGAAAAATTTGCAGAATGCATCAGAAGATATAACTTCACTTTTTGCAAGAATAG ATCACAAAGACAAGCTGGAAGCAGATAATCAAAATCTGCTGTGTACATTTGGTTCACGGCTTGATGATAGCTTAAATGATCTGCATAAGGTTATTCACGGGTTGATATCCCAGCAACAGCAGCAATTAAGAGGCATGGAGGAGCATGTCAACTCATTTCTTGCCAGCAAATGTGAT GTTACTAAGGTCATGGAatcaaaaatcaacaaaatgaCTCAGACATACACTTCTGGCATGGCAAGCTTGAAGGAGCTTGTTGATACGGTGCAGTTGGAAGCTTCTTCTGATTTGGACCACATCAAGTCTAAAATATCATCTCAAGCTACTGCAGTTGAGAAA TTCCTTAGAACTGCATCTTTGGAGGCCAAAGATTTCGTTTGTGATATTAAGAATTCACTGGACGAACAAAGACAAGTACTTGATTTCTCTGCTAAACAACAAGAAGAG GGACTTCGACGAAGTCTTGTTTCAGCACAATTAATTTCTCAGGCGACTGTTAACTTCTTTGATGATCTCCATCAACGTGCTTCTGAAGTGATGAAACTTCTTGATAAGAACAATATTAATACAGTTGACCAACTACAAAAGTTTGAGAAGGAATTCAAG GAAGAGGCACTTCGAGAAGAAAATTTGGCTCTTGAGAAAATTGCTGCAATACTGGAAACTCTGACAACAAAGAGAGAAGCTATG GTGTCAGAGGCGTCAAGGAACATCCAGGATTCTAGTGCTAAAGAAAATAAGCTGTTGTTGCAAGAAATATCAGGTGTCCAGCAGGTTTCAGCTAGTGCAAAGCAAAAATTGAATGGATACATTAATGAGGTGAAACAAAATTTCTTGGAAGACACGTTCACGCACGCGGAAAACAGAATGACTTTGGAAAATTGCCTGCAAGAGTG CACAAACAAGGTGGATAACTTGAATGAACAGTTGGGAGAAACTCAATTAGGAGTCCAAAAAATTCTTACAAACAATCTTGCAGAGATAGAACAAATTTCACG GGAAACCTCCACCAGAATTGGCTGTGCATATGACGAATTTATCTCTACTTCCTCATCCGTGGATGGGAAAGTTGAAGCCCATAGTTGTGACTTGCAGACTTCTTTCAATG ATTCTTTGACATTGGACATGGAACACAAGAAAAGAATCGAGTCCATGAGTTGCATTTGCCTGAATCAGCTGAGCTCTACTCAACAGAACCATGGTGAATGTATATCAGATATACAATGTACAGCAGAACAATGCCTTCAAAAAGATTACATG GTTGACATGTGCACTGATAAGACACCTATGAAGCGACTGATACAAATTCCGAGCCTTTCATCCATTGAAGATATGAGAACAGTGATATCTAAAGTTAGTTTGGAGAATGAACACAAGTGGAGTGGTGGTGAAGGCAAGAATCAGAGGCAGCAATGTACAGGAGTATCTCCCAATAGAACTCCATTTGCAGATGTCAATTGA
- the LOC129877064 gene encoding kinesin-like protein KIN-5B isoform X1, whose protein sequence is MKSKRSSRFGGISDIMSLTPDVNRKVGVGLAPSPSPFFTPRPERRRGPDPRGIDYGSNRLDKDKEVNVQVLVRCRPLNDDEQRINVPKAITCNESKREISVVQNVANKQVDKVFTFDKVFGPKAQQRSIYDQAISPIVKEVLDGFNCTVFAYGQTGTGKTYTMEGGMRNKAGELPAEAGIIPRAVRQIFDTLEAQHADYSMKVTFWELYNEEIIDLLASEEPSKFSEERQRKPISLMEDGKGLVVVRGLEEEAVYSANDIYNLLERGAARRRTADTLLNKRSSRSHSVFSITIHVKEMAVGDEELIKCGKLNLVDLAGSENISRSGAREGRAREAGEINKSLLTLGRVITALVEHSIHVPYRDSKLTRLLRDSLGGKTKTCIIATISPSAHCLEETLSTLDYAHRAKNIKNKPEANQRMSKSVLLKDLYLELERMKQDVRAAREKNGVYVPHERFLQDEVEKKAKNEKIEQLEIDLNISEKKVDKFRELYLSEQEEKLNLKAELKDCKANLENSKKVLHELQDNYRIAISTLKEKELIISKQIHSENCLIDCAKDLRKNLQNASEDITSLFARIDHKDKLEADNQNLLCTFGSRLDDSLNDLHKVIHGLISQQQQQLRGMEEHVNSFLASKCDVTKVMESKINKMTQTYTSGMASLKELVDTVQLEASSDLDHIKSKISSQATAVEKFLRTASLEAKDFVCDIKNSLDEQRQVLDFSAKQQEEGLRRSLVSAQLISQATVNFFDDLHQRASEVMKLLDKNNINTVDQLQKFEKEFKEEALREENLALEKIAAILETLTTKREAMVSEASRNIQDSSAKENKLLLQEISGVQQVSASAKQKLNGYINEVKQNFLEDTFTHAENRMTLENCLQECTNKVDNLNEQLGETQLGVQKILTNNLAEIEQISRETSTRIGCAYDEFISTSSSVDGKVEAHSCDLQTSFNDSLTLDMEHKKRIESMSCICLNQLSSTQQNHGECISDIQCTAEQCLQKDYMVDMCTDKTPMKRLIQIPSLSSIEDMRTVISKVSLENEHKWSGGEGKNQRQQCTGVSPNRTPFADVN, encoded by the exons ATGAAGTCAAAGAGGAG CAGTAGATTTGGGGGAATTTCAGATATCATGTCGTTAACACCGGATGTAAATCGGAAAGTTGGAGTCGGACTAGCTCCATCTCCGTCGCCGTTTTTTACACCTAGACCGGAACGGCGGAGAGGACCGGATCCCAGAGGGATTGACTATGGATCCAATCGTCTGGACAAAGATAAAGAGGTCAATGTCCAGGTTCTTGTTAGATGCAG GCCGTTGAATGATGACGAGCAAAGGATAAATGTTCCAAAGGCCATAACATGTAATGAAAGCAAAAGAGAAATTTCTGTTGTACAAAATGTAGCTAACAAGCAAGTAGACAAAGTCTTCACGTTTGACAAG GTTTTTGGCCCAAAAGCACAGCAAAGATCAATATATGATCAAGCCATTTCGCCCATTGTTAAGGAAGTTCTTGATGGATTTAATTGCACTGTATTTGCATACGGGCAGACTGGTACAGGCAAAACATATACAATGGAGGGAGGGATGAGGAATAAG GCTGGTGAATTACCAGCTGAAGCAGGTATAATTCCAAGGGCAGTTCGCCAAATTTTTGATACACTTGAAGCGCAACATGCAGACTATAGCATGAAAGTGACCTTTTGGGAACTATACAACGAGGAAATCATTGACTTGCTAGCTTCAGAAGAGCCCTCAAAGTTTTCAGAAGAGAGACAAAGGAAGCCCATATCGCTCATGGAGGATGGAAAAGGTTTAGTGGTAGTGAGGGGCCTTGAGGAAGAAGCTGTGTACAGTGCAAATGACATTTATAACCTCCTGGAACGAGGAGCAGCCAGGAGGCGCACAGCAGACACTCTATTAAACAAGCGAAGCAG TCGCTCTCACTCTGTATTTAGCATAACTATTCATGTCAAAGAAATGGCGGTTGGAGATGAGGAACTcattaagtgtggcaagctcaATCTAGTTGATTTAGCAGGATCAGAAAATATTTCTCGATCAGGTGCCCGAGAG GGTCGTGCAAGAGAAGCTGGGGAAATCAACAAGAGTTTGCTTACTCTTGGTCGTGTCATAACAGCTTTGGTTGAACACTCCATTCATGTACCTTACAG GGATAGTAAGCTCACAAGACTCCTGCGAGATTCACTTGGAGGAAAAACAAAAACTTGTATCATTGCAACAATTTCACCCTCAGCCCACTGTCTCGAAGAAACTTTAAGCACGCTAGATTATGCACACCGTGCTAAAAACATCAAAAACAAGCCAGAG GCTAACCAGAGAATGTCCAAGTCAGTGCTGCTCAAAGATCTATACTTGGAACTAGAAAGGATGAAACAAG ATGTCCGAGCTGCAAGAGAAAAGAATGGAGTTTATGTTCCGCATGAAAGATTTTTGCAGGATGAAGTGGAAAAGAAG GCAAAGAATGAGAAAATAGAGCAGCTGGAGATTGATCTAAACATTAGTGAAAAG aaagttgataaattccGTGAGCTTTATCTTAGTGAGCAAGAAGAAAAGTTGAACCTCAAAGCTGAACTCAAAGACTGCAAG GCGAATCTGGAAAATAGTAAAAAGGTATTACATGAGCTTCAAGATAATTACAGGATTGCTATTTCAACACTGAAGGAAAAGGAGTTGATTATTTCTAAACAAATACATTCAG AAAATTGTCTGATCGATTGTGCAAAGGACTTGCGGAAAAATTTGCAGAATGCATCAGAAGATATAACTTCACTTTTTGCAAGAATAG ATCACAAAGACAAGCTGGAAGCAGATAATCAAAATCTGCTGTGTACATTTGGTTCACGGCTTGATGATAGCTTAAATGATCTGCATAAGGTTATTCACGGGTTGATATCCCAGCAACAGCAGCAATTAAGAGGCATGGAGGAGCATGTCAACTCATTTCTTGCCAGCAAATGTGAT GTTACTAAGGTCATGGAatcaaaaatcaacaaaatgaCTCAGACATACACTTCTGGCATGGCAAGCTTGAAGGAGCTTGTTGATACGGTGCAGTTGGAAGCTTCTTCTGATTTGGACCACATCAAGTCTAAAATATCATCTCAAGCTACTGCAGTTGAGAAA TTCCTTAGAACTGCATCTTTGGAGGCCAAAGATTTCGTTTGTGATATTAAGAATTCACTGGACGAACAAAGACAAGTACTTGATTTCTCTGCTAAACAACAAGAAGAG GGACTTCGACGAAGTCTTGTTTCAGCACAATTAATTTCTCAGGCGACTGTTAACTTCTTTGATGATCTCCATCAACGTGCTTCTGAAGTGATGAAACTTCTTGATAAGAACAATATTAATACAGTTGACCAACTACAAAAGTTTGAGAAGGAATTCAAG GAAGAGGCACTTCGAGAAGAAAATTTGGCTCTTGAGAAAATTGCTGCAATACTGGAAACTCTGACAACAAAGAGAGAAGCTATG GTGTCAGAGGCGTCAAGGAACATCCAGGATTCTAGTGCTAAAGAAAATAAGCTGTTGTTGCAAGAAATATCAGGTGTCCAGCAGGTTTCAGCTAGTGCAAAGCAAAAATTGAATGGATACATTAATGAGGTGAAACAAAATTTCTTGGAAGACACGTTCACGCACGCGGAAAACAGAATGACTTTGGAAAATTGCCTGCAAGAGTG CACAAACAAGGTGGATAACTTGAATGAACAGTTGGGAGAAACTCAATTAGGAGTCCAAAAAATTCTTACAAACAATCTTGCAGAGATAGAACAAATTTCACG GGAAACCTCCACCAGAATTGGCTGTGCATATGACGAATTTATCTCTACTTCCTCATCCGTGGATGGGAAAGTTGAAGCCCATAGTTGTGACTTGCAGACTTCTTTCAATG ATTCTTTGACATTGGACATGGAACACAAGAAAAGAATCGAGTCCATGAGTTGCATTTGCCTGAATCAGCTGAGCTCTACTCAACAGAACCATGGTGAATGTATATCAGATATACAATGTACAGCAGAACAATGCCTTCAAAAAGATTACATG GTTGACATGTGCACTGATAAGACACCTATGAAGCGACTGATACAAATTCCGAGCCTTTCATCCATTGAAGATATGAGAACAGTGATATCTAAAGTTAGTTTGGAGAATGAACACAAGTGGAGTGGTGGTGAAGGCAAGAATCAGAGGCAGCAATGTACAGGAGTATCTCCCAATAGAACTCCATTTGCAGATGTCAATTGA
- the LOC129877071 gene encoding 60S ribosomal protein L23a-like — protein MAPAKADLTKKKDPKAQAVKAAKAVKSGSTFKKKSSKIRTKVTFHRPKTLKKDRNPKYPRISAPGRNRLDQYQILQCPLTTESAMKKIEDNNTLVFIVDIHADKKKIKDAVKKMYDIQAKKVNTLIRPDGTKKAYVRLTPDYDALDVANKIGII, from the exons ATGGCTCCAGCTAAAG CCGATTTGACCAAAAAAAAGGACCCCAAAGCCCAGGCTGTCAAGGCTGCCAAGGCTGTTAAGTCAGGATCAACCTTTAAGAAGAAGTCAAGTAAGATAAGGACAAAAGTTACTTTCCATCGACCTAAGACATTGAAGAAGGATAGGAATCCCAAGTACCCTCGCATTAGTGCACCTGGAAGGAACAGACTTGATCAGTACCAGATTCTACAATGTCCTCTTACCACTGAGTCTGCAATGAAGAAGATTGAGGACAACAATACCCTTGTTTTCATTGTTGACATCCATGCTGACAAGAAGAAGATAAAGGATGCAGTGAAGAAAATGTATGACATCCAGGCAAAGAAAGTCAATACCTTGATCAG GCCCGATGGGACAAAGAAGGCTTATGTGAGGTTGACACCCGACTACGATGCTTTGGATGTGGCCAACAAAATTGGAATCATCTAA
- the LOC129877064 gene encoding kinesin-like protein KIN-5B isoform X3, with protein MSLTPDVNRKVGVGLAPSPSPFFTPRPERRRGPDPRGIDYGSNRLDKDKEVNVQVLVRCRPLNDDEQRINVPKAITCNESKREISVVQNVANKQVDKVFTFDKVFGPKAQQRSIYDQAISPIVKEVLDGFNCTVFAYGQTGTGKTYTMEGGMRNKAGELPAEAGIIPRAVRQIFDTLEAQHADYSMKVTFWELYNEEIIDLLASEEPSKFSEERQRKPISLMEDGKGLVVVRGLEEEAVYSANDIYNLLERGAARRRTADTLLNKRSSRSHSVFSITIHVKEMAVGDEELIKCGKLNLVDLAGSENISRSGAREGRAREAGEINKSLLTLGRVITALVEHSIHVPYRDSKLTRLLRDSLGGKTKTCIIATISPSAHCLEETLSTLDYAHRAKNIKNKPEANQRMSKSVLLKDLYLELERMKQDVRAAREKNGVYVPHERFLQDEVEKKAKNEKIEQLEIDLNISEKKVDKFRELYLSEQEEKLNLKAELKDCKANLENSKKVLHELQDNYRIAISTLKEKELIISKQIHSENCLIDCAKDLRKNLQNASEDITSLFARIDHKDKLEADNQNLLCTFGSRLDDSLNDLHKVIHGLISQQQQQLRGMEEHVNSFLASKCDVTKVMESKINKMTQTYTSGMASLKELVDTVQLEASSDLDHIKSKISSQATAVEKFLRTASLEAKDFVCDIKNSLDEQRQVLDFSAKQQEEGLRRSLVSAQLISQATVNFFDDLHQRASEVMKLLDKNNINTVDQLQKFEKEFKEEALREENLALEKIAAILETLTTKREAMVSEASRNIQDSSAKENKLLLQEISGVQQVSASAKQKLNGYINEVKQNFLEDTFTHAENRMTLENCLQECTNKVDNLNEQLGETQLGVQKILTNNLAEIEQISRETSTRIGCAYDEFISTSSSVDGKVEAHSCDLQTSFNDSLTLDMEHKKRIESMSCICLNQLSSTQQNHGECISDIQCTAEQCLQKDYMVDMCTDKTPMKRLIQIPSLSSIEDMRTVISKVSLENEHKWSGGEGKNQRQQCTGVSPNRTPFADVN; from the exons ATGTCGTTAACACCGGATGTAAATCGGAAAGTTGGAGTCGGACTAGCTCCATCTCCGTCGCCGTTTTTTACACCTAGACCGGAACGGCGGAGAGGACCGGATCCCAGAGGGATTGACTATGGATCCAATCGTCTGGACAAAGATAAAGAGGTCAATGTCCAGGTTCTTGTTAGATGCAG GCCGTTGAATGATGACGAGCAAAGGATAAATGTTCCAAAGGCCATAACATGTAATGAAAGCAAAAGAGAAATTTCTGTTGTACAAAATGTAGCTAACAAGCAAGTAGACAAAGTCTTCACGTTTGACAAG GTTTTTGGCCCAAAAGCACAGCAAAGATCAATATATGATCAAGCCATTTCGCCCATTGTTAAGGAAGTTCTTGATGGATTTAATTGCACTGTATTTGCATACGGGCAGACTGGTACAGGCAAAACATATACAATGGAGGGAGGGATGAGGAATAAG GCTGGTGAATTACCAGCTGAAGCAGGTATAATTCCAAGGGCAGTTCGCCAAATTTTTGATACACTTGAAGCGCAACATGCAGACTATAGCATGAAAGTGACCTTTTGGGAACTATACAACGAGGAAATCATTGACTTGCTAGCTTCAGAAGAGCCCTCAAAGTTTTCAGAAGAGAGACAAAGGAAGCCCATATCGCTCATGGAGGATGGAAAAGGTTTAGTGGTAGTGAGGGGCCTTGAGGAAGAAGCTGTGTACAGTGCAAATGACATTTATAACCTCCTGGAACGAGGAGCAGCCAGGAGGCGCACAGCAGACACTCTATTAAACAAGCGAAGCAG TCGCTCTCACTCTGTATTTAGCATAACTATTCATGTCAAAGAAATGGCGGTTGGAGATGAGGAACTcattaagtgtggcaagctcaATCTAGTTGATTTAGCAGGATCAGAAAATATTTCTCGATCAGGTGCCCGAGAG GGTCGTGCAAGAGAAGCTGGGGAAATCAACAAGAGTTTGCTTACTCTTGGTCGTGTCATAACAGCTTTGGTTGAACACTCCATTCATGTACCTTACAG GGATAGTAAGCTCACAAGACTCCTGCGAGATTCACTTGGAGGAAAAACAAAAACTTGTATCATTGCAACAATTTCACCCTCAGCCCACTGTCTCGAAGAAACTTTAAGCACGCTAGATTATGCACACCGTGCTAAAAACATCAAAAACAAGCCAGAG GCTAACCAGAGAATGTCCAAGTCAGTGCTGCTCAAAGATCTATACTTGGAACTAGAAAGGATGAAACAAG ATGTCCGAGCTGCAAGAGAAAAGAATGGAGTTTATGTTCCGCATGAAAGATTTTTGCAGGATGAAGTGGAAAAGAAG GCAAAGAATGAGAAAATAGAGCAGCTGGAGATTGATCTAAACATTAGTGAAAAG aaagttgataaattccGTGAGCTTTATCTTAGTGAGCAAGAAGAAAAGTTGAACCTCAAAGCTGAACTCAAAGACTGCAAG GCGAATCTGGAAAATAGTAAAAAGGTATTACATGAGCTTCAAGATAATTACAGGATTGCTATTTCAACACTGAAGGAAAAGGAGTTGATTATTTCTAAACAAATACATTCAG AAAATTGTCTGATCGATTGTGCAAAGGACTTGCGGAAAAATTTGCAGAATGCATCAGAAGATATAACTTCACTTTTTGCAAGAATAG ATCACAAAGACAAGCTGGAAGCAGATAATCAAAATCTGCTGTGTACATTTGGTTCACGGCTTGATGATAGCTTAAATGATCTGCATAAGGTTATTCACGGGTTGATATCCCAGCAACAGCAGCAATTAAGAGGCATGGAGGAGCATGTCAACTCATTTCTTGCCAGCAAATGTGAT GTTACTAAGGTCATGGAatcaaaaatcaacaaaatgaCTCAGACATACACTTCTGGCATGGCAAGCTTGAAGGAGCTTGTTGATACGGTGCAGTTGGAAGCTTCTTCTGATTTGGACCACATCAAGTCTAAAATATCATCTCAAGCTACTGCAGTTGAGAAA TTCCTTAGAACTGCATCTTTGGAGGCCAAAGATTTCGTTTGTGATATTAAGAATTCACTGGACGAACAAAGACAAGTACTTGATTTCTCTGCTAAACAACAAGAAGAG GGACTTCGACGAAGTCTTGTTTCAGCACAATTAATTTCTCAGGCGACTGTTAACTTCTTTGATGATCTCCATCAACGTGCTTCTGAAGTGATGAAACTTCTTGATAAGAACAATATTAATACAGTTGACCAACTACAAAAGTTTGAGAAGGAATTCAAG GAAGAGGCACTTCGAGAAGAAAATTTGGCTCTTGAGAAAATTGCTGCAATACTGGAAACTCTGACAACAAAGAGAGAAGCTATG GTGTCAGAGGCGTCAAGGAACATCCAGGATTCTAGTGCTAAAGAAAATAAGCTGTTGTTGCAAGAAATATCAGGTGTCCAGCAGGTTTCAGCTAGTGCAAAGCAAAAATTGAATGGATACATTAATGAGGTGAAACAAAATTTCTTGGAAGACACGTTCACGCACGCGGAAAACAGAATGACTTTGGAAAATTGCCTGCAAGAGTG CACAAACAAGGTGGATAACTTGAATGAACAGTTGGGAGAAACTCAATTAGGAGTCCAAAAAATTCTTACAAACAATCTTGCAGAGATAGAACAAATTTCACG GGAAACCTCCACCAGAATTGGCTGTGCATATGACGAATTTATCTCTACTTCCTCATCCGTGGATGGGAAAGTTGAAGCCCATAGTTGTGACTTGCAGACTTCTTTCAATG ATTCTTTGACATTGGACATGGAACACAAGAAAAGAATCGAGTCCATGAGTTGCATTTGCCTGAATCAGCTGAGCTCTACTCAACAGAACCATGGTGAATGTATATCAGATATACAATGTACAGCAGAACAATGCCTTCAAAAAGATTACATG GTTGACATGTGCACTGATAAGACACCTATGAAGCGACTGATACAAATTCCGAGCCTTTCATCCATTGAAGATATGAGAACAGTGATATCTAAAGTTAGTTTGGAGAATGAACACAAGTGGAGTGGTGGTGAAGGCAAGAATCAGAGGCAGCAATGTACAGGAGTATCTCCCAATAGAACTCCATTTGCAGATGTCAATTGA